The genomic region TACAGttctctagtgcctctaataaaagggggtggatcTTAtccgggtagtgtgttcgggtagggggtaaggtggtcatttctgccctctATGAAAGGAATTGGACGAATTGTATCGAATAGAAAACCTAAAAGGATAAAGATTATGTGGTCGTCCTTGAAGAAGGAAACGATattgaatcaaaattttttCTGTCTAATATGAAGATCAATTCTCACTCAGTATatggtgtttgaaacaatatctCAATATGGGTGAAAATGAATTGTTAGAAATGAAGATCGTAAATTTTCAATTCAAATATGACCGTTGGATCTAGGTGTGATATGCATCGAACATCTGAGAAGGGAAATTGAGGAAATGGAGGATATAAAAAATGTAGTAGATAAAACCCCTTAAATTAtagaaaattatcgcccccagtactgggggcagTCAAATTCGCATCATGCGGTTGAAGCACCACCAATGTGTGTATAGTGAGCCCCACAGTGCACACTTGGGTGATACCCAGCCGCACGATGGCACTTGACCGCCCCAGTAgtgggggcgataaagatccctTAAATTATACTATAATTTGCACCAATTAGCAAAATAAAGAAGGGCCTTGGTGGGTGGTAGTCTCTCCCAGGTCCCACCACCATTATGGCCACCGATGGGAATCGAAAAAGTAAGAGACTGTgggtgggggcgaccatcattATAGCGACttaaaataaatcataaaattgaattttttttttttcagaactataaaattgaattgaaaacATAAAAGTGAAGGACTTGGTGGGTGGTGGTCTCAGGTCTGCCCTGAATAAGGAAACGGTATCGAATCAAAATTTTTTCAAATAGAATTATAggaaatttgaaacaatatctCAATAGGGTaaaaatgaaaagtgaaaattttcaattcaaatttGATCGTTGGTTCTAAGTGTGATAAGGGGGAAATTGGAAAAATAGAGATTGTCAGAGCAGATAAAAATCccttaaaataaattataatttgGACTCCAGGGAATTGGAAAAAGTAAAGTTCTTGGTCGGTGGTGGTCGTTCCTATGTCCCTCCACCATTATGGCCACCGACaggaatcaaaataatagattttgtaggtggatgcGACCATCATTATAGCGActtaaaagaaactaaaaattgaTTTGGAAACATAAAAAGTAAAGGGATTGGTCGGTGAAAAAGATGCTGTCAATTCCGGCAGCTGGACTGCGTGTGCAGCATCAGAGGTGACAATTAGGTGAAGCAGTGTGCATTGATCACTTTACCCCTGCTCGAGCAAGgcgttcgggcaggggtaaggtagtAAATACGCACCGTCTCTCCTGTGGTGCTGCACATGTAGCCCAACTGTCCGGTGGTGTGGACCTTTATCCCTTGAGGTTTGTTGATTGATACagttgtgcggttcctctcataaggggtTTAAATGATTATTCCACCCCCTGATCGAACATACTGTTCGGGTGGGAttcacccccttttattagaggcattagAGAACTGTACCGAGCAGGAGAATCGCAGATGATAAAAATTCTAAATGGTGGTAGTCTCTGAAAAAGGAAACtgtattgaataaaaaaaatttcagggaGGATGGGGTGAAGCTAGTGGTGgccgaagaagaagacaggagaGCCGATTGCACGTTGAATGTGTTTGTATTTTTAATGAAATAGATTTAAGATTATTAAATCAACGATTAAGCTCGATTTGGGTGGTGCATTTAGGAGGTGAGTTTAGAGTCGCGTTGCCCATTTAACcctaataataaaagagaaattttatcAAAGGGACAAAAGAAAGTAAAGGATCTCTTGGGTGGTGGTCATCCTAAATAAGGAAACGGTACCGAATCAAAAAAATTTCTGATCCGATAAAGAATAATCAATTCTCAGTGtaaagaatttgaaataatatcttgggtgaaaatgaaaatgtaaaattttcaattcaaatttGGCCGTTCAATTTAGGTGTGACACACGAGCATATGACGGGTGAAAATTGGAGAAATGAAGGATAtcacaaataaaacaaataaaaatccccaaaatcagctcagttggcaaaagatcAACTCTTCAAATAAGAGATCATGAATTCAAACCACCGTGAACCTATCCCCctattatacaagctcttaacccaaaaaaataaaaaacaaataaaaatcccTTAAAATAGACTATAATTTGCATTAAAAGGGCATTGGAAAAGTAAGGTTCTGGGTGGGTGGTAGTCGTTCCCAGGTCCCACCACCATTATGGCCACTATAGGGAAtcaaaaaagtaagattttGGAATTGAgttcgtctccagggaggcgtgcgcccaAGATTCTACCGGGGGGCATCCAATGGCTAGGTGTGTCGCATGCATCTCGATgtatgcctagggatgtgtgcgacacagtcCAACGGTTGACAGTGTCCTAGGCGTTCCCTgctccttggagacgatccTAATCCGAGACTTTGTGGGTGGGGGTGACCATCATGTGTGCGACACAGTCCAACGATTGACAGTGTCCTAGGCGTTCCCTgctccttggagacgatccTAATCCGAGACTTTGTGGGTGGGGGTGACCATCATTATAGCGACTTaaaataaaccataaaattgaattaaaaacagaaaagtAAAGGACTTGATGGGTGGTGGTCGTCCAACAATTATCCTATCAGGTTGTCTGTtcggtacagttccctagtgcctctaataagaggagGTGGATCCCATCCGGATAGTGTATTCGGACAGGGGTTAAGATGGTCATTTCTACCCTCTCTGCAAGAGGAACTGGACAAATTGTACTGGATAGGAAACCTAAGAGAATAAAGACTATGTGGTCGTACCTGAAAAAGGAAACGGTAttaaatcaaaaaaatttcGATCTAATATGAAGAATCAATTCTCACACAGTATAcggtgtttgaaacaatatctCAATATGGGTGAAAATGAAACATTAAAAATGAAGATTGTaaattttcaattcaaatcTAGCCGTTGGATCTAGATGTGATATGCGTCGAGCATCGGAGGAGGGAAATTGGGGAAATGGAGATGTaaaaaatggagcagataaaaccCCTTAAAATATACCATAATTTGCACTAAAAGGGAATTGGAAAAGGTAAGGGTCTTGGGGGATCcggctcctgtccagccgtggcggcAGCTGAACGCTGCGGCACCTCCTTAAGATTATTACAGCTGTACCTTAAAACACCGATCGGTCATAAAGAAAAGTCTCTCGTTTTAATCACTCTTCCTCTCTCACCCTCTGGTTTGATGAAACCCGACCCGACtttgagttcaaaatccatCTTCCTCCCTCGAAACCTctgtttccttttctctttctcttccctcttcctacTAGTCTCAATCCTCCCCTCCGCGAGCCACTCatcttcttcaagtttttcGGCGACGGTGAGGCTAACCAGGTATGTCCCtgactcatcttcttctctctgctttttttttttcattctctgTACATCAGATGCTTCCTATTTTCCAGGTCTGGAAAAACCTGAACTGGAGGCCGataaaatcaacatttgaaaataaataacTGAAATGTTTGCTCCTTTGACTGAAATATTTGCTCCTTTAAACTCTCGTTGTAAGGAAGCTCATCTTCGAATTTTTTTGTACCGCAAAACTTCCATCTGcgatttttttgtttaatcttGTTCAATAACTCACCCTACtttgttttatgtttaattTTGTTCAAGAATTAAACCTAGTATCATTTTGTGTTTAATCTTGTTCATGCTTTTTTAATAAGTGTATTGTGATATGGGGTGTCTATTTCCATTGCCTTATATTTTAACAGGAATTAATGACCAATTATATCATGTTTGAGGTAAGTACAGTCAGAATTATCTATAATCAGCATTGTTCTAACATGTTTTTTTGTAAGGTGAATCCTTAGCTCAAAATGGTAGAGCGCCTGGGAATTACCCAGGGTAcgatggttcgaatccaccaggATTCATACATTGTTCCAATGATAGATGTTTCTGATAATAGTAACTTcagatttctctttttctgtccCATCTAGCTCTGATAATAGTAACTTCAGATTCTAGCAAATAAGTCTCTTTTGGAGAACTTGAAGGTTCATGTACACAAGCCAATTGATTGACAACCTTCAAGAACTAAGCGAAGGATGGAAACAATAACAAGCCAGCAGTTGCATCTAGGTATAAAAATCAGTTGCTGAGATCAACACTTTCAACTCTTTGGTCATTTgtgaaacaaagaaacaaacataaGATACCAATCTGTATTTAGTACACAAGTATCTAATGATAGGGAAATAGCCACATAGCAATACCTTTCCTTAAATAATCAACAAGCCTTCCAATTATCCTCTCCTTAGCATGAACACCAATTGGTCAACCCTGCACCAAACATTTGTTCAATGTTTTTTATAAGCTTAAATGCCCTGTTTTATGCAACTTATTAGTTTATGTCAACTTAGAAAATATAATAACTGTCCCTTACCTTGATAGGTCTTGTATCTATTTGTTTACGTTACTTTGTCAAAAGTTCATTATCTTCAATCCAGTACTGATTTCAAAGAATCTGGTTGTCCTCTAAAAGCTAtatcacaaacaaaaaaagatttaaAGCTCTCATTTACCTTTCCAAGATGGAAGTTTATATTAAACATTTCATGGCCATCCCTCTACCTTCCTCTGTTCCTGCtctaatataaaataaaaaatgcaacgATAAATAATATCCCTATatgtttgatttcacttttccATGGCAGCAGCAACTGAAGCTTATGAATTTGAATGGAAAGAGGGAAATAACCCTGCACCCATGGCCGTAGCTCTTCCCATGCCAAGACTTTTGGATGATTCCACCAAAAGTGACAGTCAACATGGATAGGCAAATgccttcttcatttttcttaaaaaaaaaagaagatatcaagtcttttttgaccaaaacaaatgtatgaatcctgatggattcgaaccatcaTACCCTGAGTAATCCCAGGTGCTCTCCCATTTTGAGGTAAGGATTcactttcaaaaaaattgatttcATTTTCTTAAGGTCCTTATTTGCTTGGTCAACGTCTGATTTTAGTTTAGCTGGAAAAAGGCTAATCAATGAATGATAACTAGAACCTTTGATATCCTTTCAGATTTAACTCAATCTTTGTCCCTTGTTTAGTTTGTAAAAGACATGCATTGAAATTTCAGCACTAATTTAGGAGTAATTTGACTAACCATTTCATTAGCAGATCTCCAGAGTTGTGTACAAACACAGAGGAGCTAAGTTCACCGAAGAACATTATCCATGAAATTATCTTTAAATGGAAGGAGACCatttatctatcaaaaaaagTAGAACCCACCAAAACAAATAGACCATTGGATCTCACTCCTCGTGGCGTTCACTAGAGGCAGCACCGCTAGCTTTGGATTTTTAGACCAAAGATATTAATGGTTCTAATGGAAGAGAACCGTTCGACAAATCAATCCTTATCATGACTTCCATTTTTGTTCATTCCTTTCCCATCTTCCCATATTCGTGCATACACATCCCATAAATCACTCCCATATTACTCAGTGCATACACATCCCATATATCATTCCCATCTTCCCATATTTTTGTAATCAAATCCCTCAATCAAAGGACCTCTTCTTGTATTTAAATTCATCGTTTTTGATAATGAAAGACACTCAAGCATTTCAACAAATTTCCATTTTTACATGGTATCAGCTTAAACGATCTTGGCAATCCACGTTTTTGCTCTTTGACTCTTCTCTTCACTCATTGCAATGGATCCTCCTGCAGCTTCTACTGTTGCATCTTCATCCACTGCAGTGTCTTCATCAACCATATCTCCATCCATTGATGGAACTTCTCCTTATTATCTCCATCCGTCGGACAACCCTGGAACTGTCCTCGTCTCCACCCCCTTGGAAGGCGACAACTACCCGACTTGGCGCCGTGCTGTCCGCATGGCTTTGTATGCCAAGAACAAGATGCAATTTGTTGATGGCACTTTGCCACGACCCACACCTCCGTCTCCGGACGTCCAGCTTTGGGATCGCTGTAACTTCATGGTCCTCTCATGGCTTCTCAACATCCTTTCACGCACCATTGCCGATAGTGTGATTTACGCGGAATCCGCAGCTGCTGTGTGGAAAGAGCTCGAAGAACGGTTTTCTCGTAGCAATGCCCCTCGAGTCTTTCATCTCAAACGGGCCATTGCTACCATCCATCAAGGGACCGACTCGCTTGCCGTTTAGTACACTCGTCTCAAGGTACTCTGGGACGAACTCTCATCTTACATTTCAGTTCCATCATGTTCTTGCGGTGCACAATCCCAACTTCATTCTGCTGCCCAAACGGAGCGTGTATATCATCTGCTCATGGGATTATCAGATAGCTACGCTGCTATCCGCTCGCAAATTCTCACCATGGACCCTTTGCTTGACGTCCATCGAGCTTATTACCTTATTCTCCAAGAAGAACAGCGGCCGCGCCCTTACTTCTTCGCCAAATTTGCCCTCGACGCTGTTGCTATGGCTGCGAACCGAGTCACTCCTCGTAGTGATACACCGCGTCAATAGGGACGCCATAATCAGCCGCTCGGTGCCCGTTCCACCGCAACCGCCCATTCTGCGATCTTTCGCAATGCATATGGTCATACCCGAGCGGTGTTGGCCCTTCATGGTTATCCTCCGGGCCACCAACATCACTCAAAGAAGGCACAAACATCTGATCGTGTTGGAGACCTGCCACGCCATGTCAATGCTGCCACTATCGATTCGCACCTGTTTCCGGGCTTAACTTCGCACACAATATCAACAGCTTATCTCTCTCTTGGGTAACGATTCTTCATCTGCTACTACTCACCTACCCAGTGTACGCCGGTTGGTTTTAACGTTTCAGGTTTTATTTCTCCTTCATGGTTATTTGATAGTGGTGCATCGGGATCACTTGACATGTGATTTTCATGGCTTAACCAAccccctcctctttcttcttctactcccaTTCGGTTACCTAATGGAACTCTATTACCCTGCCACCCACAAGGGAGATAAATTACTCAATTCATCCATTATCCTCAAAGATGTTCTTTACGTACCctcatttaattttaatttaatttctattaGCAAGCTTGCTCAAACCCAAAATTGCTCACTCATTTTTTCCCCACATTTTGTGTTGTCCAGACTGGCCATCGATGAAGCCAATTGGGAGGGGAACATTGCGTGAAGGCCTCTATCACTTCTGTCCGCCAGATTTGCCTTCATGTGCACCTCCATTTCTTCGCCCTTCACAATCGGTTATTTGGCACCAACGCCTCGGGCATCCATCGAACAGCGTCTTCGCCATTTATCTTCATCTTTACCGGGTTTTCTATTTCACCCCTACCCTCTTTATGTGATGTTTGTCATCGTCAAAGCAGGCACGATTACCTTTTTCCAATAAGCAATAATCGGTGCACACAACCTTTTAATCTAATTCTGTGTGACATTTGGGGTGGGTACCGACCCGCTTCCAACACTGGAGCACATTCTTTCTTAACCTTGGTTGATGATTTTTCACACCGGGCTGTATGGGTTTTTGATGCGCCACAAGTCTGAAACATACTCtatttttacttcattttatGCCATGATACACACCCAATTTAATGTCCGCATCAAACAACTTCGAGTGACAACGGTATggaattttttcaaaacctaTGCTTCACTTACTTTCCCAAAATGGCATTATCCAACAACattcttgtgttgacaccccgtAGCAAAATGGTGTTGCGGAGCGTAAGCATCGCCACCTTCTTGAGGTTGCACGTGCTCTTCGCTTCTAGGCATCTACCAATTCTTTTTGGGGGAATGCGTTTTGACATTGTCTATCTCATCAATCGCATTCCCACACCAAATCTTAAAGGAAAACACCACATGAATTATTATTTGGGGCTCCACCCATCTACTCCCACCTTCGCACCTTCGGTTGCTTATGTTACGCCCATAATCACACCCTGGTCGCACCAAGTTTGACCCGGGGCCGTGCGATGCATATTTCTCGGTTACCCATATGCTCAAAAAAGGCTACCGTGTCTTTGatcttcaaaataaaaaaaatttgtatcaCGAGATGTTACATTTCATGAAGATGTTTTCCCACTGTATCTGGTCCACCTCTTGTTACCCCTTCTTCCCCTGGCCCTTCCACTTCGGACCGAAGGCCATCTCTCTACGGACCAGGCCACCTCCACTTTGGACCGAGGCCATCTCTCCCCTACGGACCGAGGCCACCTCCAATACGGACCGAAGGCTATCTCCGTCACGTCGGTCCAACCGTCACCCCTCGCCCACGCCATCTCACGGACTATGTGTGTAACTCGGCCTCCCCGCTagttctccttctctctttggCGGCATCGCGATGTAACATTCCCTACCCCATTAAGTCTCATGTGGTCTTATTCCCAATTTTCCCCTACACATTTTGCTTTTATGAATGCCATTCATTGAGCAAAGAACCACCACCTTCACCGAGGCCATGAAATATGCCCACTTGGAGACAAGCTATGGAGGTAGAAATTCAAGCCTTGGAGCAAAACCAGACTTGGACCTTACTGGTCTTTACCACCGGAAAGTCACCCATCGGCTGCAAATGgatctacaaaatcaaaagaaatgcGAGATGGTAGCATCGGCGATACAAGGCTTGTCTCGTGGCTAAAGGCTACACCCAACAAGAGGGCCTTGATTACACAGATACTTTTGCTCCAATCGCTAAACTTGTCACAGTTCTAAGTCTTCTCGCCATCGCTCGCTGTGCGAGGTTGGCACTTACATCAGCTAGATGTCAATAACGTTTTTCTTGCATGGCGATCTACATGAAGAGGTGTATGCGAGTACCACCGGATTTTCCAAACAGGGGAGACTCGCTATTGCAAACTTCAAAATCACTATATGGTCTTAAACATGCGTCCGAAATTGGTTTGCTATGTTGACTCAATCCCTACTTTATGCGAGCTATAGACAATCAAAAGCGGACTATTCCTTGTTTGTTAAAAACATTAGCAACGAACTACACCGCGGTGCTCGTCACGTTGACGATATCATTGTGGTCGGTAATGACAAGTTGACCATTCGGGGACTCACATCATTCCTCAATCATAGGTTCAAGCTTAAAAATCTGGGTAAACTTAAGTATTTCCTTGGACTTGAAGTTGTGCGCAGCCCCAAGGGAATTTATCTCAGTCAACGGAAGTACACATTGGACATACTCTCAGAATGTGGTCTACTAGCAGCCAAGCCCGTGTCATTTCCTATGGAGCAGAATTCACGGCTTGATCCTGACACAGGTTCCCCATTACCCGATCCCTCTCAGTATCGGCAGCTCATTGGCCGTTTGCTTTATCTCACCATCACCCGGCCGGATATTGCCTACTGTGTGAATAActtgagtcagttcatgcagcTCCCCCGCCAGCCACACATGGATGCAGCAAACCGAGTTCTTCGGTACCTTAAGTCTGCTCCGGGTACATGCATTTTATTCTCCGCCTCTTCCAATTTACGGCTTACAGCATTTTGTGATTCTGATTGGGCAGCTTGCCCCACCACCAGGCGTTCTATTACTGGCTACGTTACCTTTCTTGGCAATAGTCTCATCTCTTGGAAATCCAAGAAACAAAGCACCATTTCCCGGTCATCAGCCGAGGCAGAATATCGTTCTATGGCTACTGCCACTTGTGAATTCATCTGGTTACGTGCTCTTCTACAAGACCTTGGGGTACCACAATCCAGTCCTATGCAActatattgtgataatcaggcCGCCATTCACATCGTTGCCAACCCTGTCTATCATGAGCGTACCAAACATATAGAAATTGACTGTCATGTGGTCCGGGAACGTATTCAAGATGGCTCCATCAGCACCTCTCACGTTGCATCTTCCATGCAACTTGCCGACATTCTTACCAAACCACTTGGCGGCACTATTTTTCACAGCCTTCTATCCAAGATGGGCGTTTTAGATCTTCACGCTccatcttgagggggagtattaacGGTTCTAATGGAAGAGAACCGTTACAGCAAATCAATCCTTATCATGACTTCCATTTTTGTTCATTCCTTTCCCATCTTCCCATATTCTGTGCATACACATCCCATATATCACTCCCATCTTCCCATATTTTTTGTAATCAAACCCCTCAATCAAGGGACCTCTTCGTGTATTTAAATTCATCGTTTTTGATAATGAAAGACACTCAAGCATTTCAGCAAATTTCCATTTTTACAAAAGATGTTGCCTTGGTATAGTTTACTTAGTTTAGAAGAAAACTCACAGCTGAATTCATGGAAAACAGAGCATATCACCGATACCCAACCAAAACAATAATGGGCTTATATCCCATACACAGTTAAAAAGAAGAAGTTGATGTAGAAATATCTTGGCATTCAAAGAAATACATCAGTGATAGCATGCTCTAAAGAAAGTAATGAGCAGCAG from Telopea speciosissima isolate NSW1024214 ecotype Mountain lineage unplaced genomic scaffold, Tspe_v1 Tspe_v1.0381, whole genome shotgun sequence harbors:
- the LOC122648039 gene encoding uncharacterized mitochondrial protein AtMg00810-like, which produces MLTQSLLYASYRQSKADYSLFVKNISNELHRGARHVDDIIVVGNDKLTIRGLTSFLNHRFKLKNLGKLKYFLGLEVVRSPKGIYLSQRKYTLDILSECGLLAAKPVSFPMEQNSRLDPDTGSPLPDPSQYRQLIGRLLYLTITRPDIAYCVNNLSQFMQLPRQPHMDAANRVLRYLKSAPGTCILFSASSNLRLTAFCDSDWAACPTTRRSITGYVTFLGNSLISWKSKKQSTISRSSAEAEYRSMATATCEFIWLRALLQDLGVPQSSPMQLYCDNQAAIHIVANPVYHERTKHIEIDCHVVRERIQDGSISTSHVASSMQLADILTKPLGGTIFHSLLSKMGVLDLHAPS